From the genome of Maniola jurtina chromosome 10, ilManJurt1.1, whole genome shotgun sequence, one region includes:
- the LOC123869136 gene encoding vacuolar protein sorting-associated protein 16 homolog — protein sequence MSALLTADWFQLDAYYRKFDLYNMVWSMDEGLGNMIVSGAPYGGPVAVVRDKKQFVRNPATAKPVITIYNCVGNIISKILWNSGNLVHMGWSDGEQLLCVQESGDVLLYDIFGAYQKTFSMGQEVRDTKVCKAQLFSNPHGIGLAVMTSTNRMYLLSNVSEPKIRSVPDIPRANEPISSWCVLSSGLRSSAVIGFLVCRDKEVYRCQLGESRAVLMRPDINNAYTQVLSIVPSQNGRHVALFTDSGILWIGSSDFKNKYCEIDTGLIKQPKELVWCGSQAIVGHWDDTMCIYGFNGSVVKYPYDGPFHLIPEMDCVRIISEMSHEMLQKVPLVVEKIFRLTNIAPATYLVEASKEFQNRSHKADEHIRYIKTDLPTAVQDCIDAAAFEFNTDVQKMLIRAAQFGKGFIMDPVLTDHYVTTCRWLRVLNAVRDPRVAIPLTFLQVQNLGERILLDRLIWRRLHCLAEHIASYLQLKDGRTRVLSHWACYKVTQPHLDNESAAREIGEKLRNIPGISYSTIAMKAAEKGRKALAIKILEYETHSKLQVPLLLTLGEGPTALLKATASGDTDLVYIVLLHLKEKMGKHEFELTIRSFPLAHALYIKYCASHNREALRKVYVQEDDFTGQAATHIRDAIDQTNPGSVEASLISARECYKKGKNDLGVSICEEARKLCKQQSSLQETYGQSFVGLSLHDTVKKLLEHGEIKLADKLRSEYRMPDRRYWWLRILTLAESDDWSELEKLSKSKKSPVGYEPFVDVCLKHGKNDEALKYLPKCRDDIKVKYYVKAEFYEQAAMVAFEQRDESALAFVQNKCPTREAGQHAKIMALLEQLTSRK from the exons ATGTCGGCGTTATTGACTGCAGATTGGTTTCAATTAGATGCCTATTACAG GAAGTTTGACCTATACAACATGGTGTGGTCTATGGACGAAGGTCTAGGCAACATGATTGTGAGTGGAGCGCCATATGGTGGACCAGTCGCTGTGGTGAGGGACAAGAAGCAGTTTGTGAGGAATCCCGCCACTGCTAAGCCAGTTATAACCATTTATAACTGCGTCGGTAATATTATATCTAAGATTCTG TGGAACAGTGGTAATCTAGTGCATATGGGCTGGTCGGATGGAGAACAGTTGCTATGTGTGCAAGAGAGTGGTGACGTACTGTTGTATGATATCTTTGGTGCCTATCAGAAGACATTCAGTATGGGGCAAGAAGTTAGAGATACAAAG GTATGCAAGGCGCAATTGTTCTCGAATCCTCACGGCATTGGCTTAGCAGTTATGACGTCCACAAATCGCATGTACCTACTCAGCAACGTGTCAGAACCTAAAATACGATCCGTACCAGACATACCTA GAGCCAATGAACCAATAAGCTCATGGTGTGTACTGAGCTCAGGCCTCAGATCATCAGCTGTTATTGGATTCCTCGTGTGCAGAGATAAAGAGGTCTACCGCTGCCAACTCGGTGAATCCAGAGCTGTTCTCATG CGGCCAGACATAAACAACGCGTACACGCAAGTACTATCAATAGTACCAtcacaaaatggccgccacgtTGCCCTTTTCACCGATTCCGGCATTTTGTGGATCGGTTCATCAGATTTCAAGAACAAATACTGCGAAATTGATACAGGGTTAATAAAACAACCCAAGGAGCTAGTTTG gtGTGGCTCCCAAGCAATAGTAGGTCACTGGgacgatacaatgtgtatctaCGGCTTCAATGGTTCAGTGGTAAAGTATCCATACGACGGCCCGTTCCACCTCATACCGGAAATGGACTGTGTCAGGATTATATCGGAAATGTCGCATGAGATGCTGCAGAAAGTACCTCTAGTTGTGGAAAAGATATTTAGACTAACTAATATCGCGCCGGCTACGTATTTAGTTGAAGCATCTAAGGAATTTCAG AATCGCAGTCATAAAGCGGACGAGCACATCCGTTACATAAAAACTGACTTACCGACCGCAGTACAAGACTGCATAGACGCGGCCGCCTTTGAGTTCAACACAGATGTTCAAAAGATGCTCATACGCGCCGCTCAGTTCGGTAAAGGCTTCATTATGGACCCGGTGTTGACTGACCATTATGTCACCACTTGTAGATGGTTACGAGTGTTGAACGCTGTGAGAGACCCACGAGTCGCCATACCTCTGACTTTCTTACA AGTTCAAAACCTAGGTGAAAGAATCCTTCTAGACAGGCTAATATGGCGACGCCTGCATTGCCTGGCGGAACATATCGCATCATATTTGCAATTGAAAGACGGCAGGACGAGGGTACTGTCGCATTGGGCCTGTTACAAG GTAACACAGCCTCATTTAGACAACGAAAGCGCCGCGCGAGAAATAGGTGAAAAGCTAAGAAACATTCCCGGAATCTCATATTCTACAATCGCTATGAAAGCTGCCGAGAAGGGGAGGAAGGCGTTAGCTATCAAA ATCTTAGAGTACGAAACGCACAGTAAGCTGCAAGTGCCACTGCTGTTGACGCTGGGCGAAGGGCCCACGGCTCTGCTGAAGGCCACGGCGAGCGGCGACACGGACCTGGTCTACATCGTGCTGCTGCATCTCAAGGAGAAAATGGGCAAACACGAGTTTGAG TTAACCATACGAAGTTTCCCACTGGCGCACGCATTATACATAAAGTACTGCGCAAGTCACAATCGCGAAGCGCTCCGCAAAGTATACGTACAAGAAGACGATTTCACGGGGCAAGCGGCAACTCATATACGCGACGCCATAGACCAGACCAACCCGGGCAGTGTTGAGGCCTCGCTCATATCCGCTAGAGAGTGCTACAAGAAAGGGAAGAATGACTTGG GCGTATCAATATGCGAAGAGGCGCGTAAACTCTGCAAGCAACAATCGAGCCTGCAAGAAACGTACGGACAGAGCTTCGTGGGTCTCTCCCTACACGACACTGTGAAGAAGTTGCTGGAGCACGGCGAGATCAAACTCGCAGATAAACTACGCTCAGAGTATCGGATGCCTGACCGAAG GTATTGGTGGCTCCGAATACTGACGCTAGCGGAAAGTGACGACTGGTCGGAGCTGGAAAAGCTGTCGAAATCCAAGAAGTCCCCCGTGGGGTACGAGCCCTTTGTGGACGTTTGCTTGAAGCACGGGAAAAACGATGAAGCCTTGAAGTACCTGCCCAAATGTCGCGACGACATCAAAGTCAAATACTACGTTAAGGCTGA GTTCTACGAGCAAGCGGCCATGGTGGCGTTCGAGCAGCGCGACGAGAGCGCGCTGGCCTTCGTGCAGAACAAGTGTCCCACGCGCGAGGCGGGACAGCACGCCAAGATCATGGCGCTGCTGGAGCAACTCACTAGTAGAAAATGA